The Quercus lobata isolate SW786 chromosome 4, ValleyOak3.0 Primary Assembly, whole genome shotgun sequence genome segment aatcaacatattaagctctcaaaatcatctctcaaatgaaaatttaagcacatggatctccaaaaacacacacacacacacactaaacaagtctaactaattttatatttcaaaaacaagtcaagacagtttagtgagcatacattaatacatgtaaaacctcgtgatggccaaatcacattgtacctgcacatgtatcaagaatagcaaagaatattgtgtgttgtgtgtgaaaaacattgcaagattgcataagtgtatgcatgttatgacgatttgagatatgagaaaattactttaactcacatataatcataactgcttgatggggactatcacctttgagatacatcctataactcccacatctcctagaatgcacgcttgcaatcatttttaaagcattttttatctttttgcttttgatttttctttgcatatttttcttttaaacatatcatgcataggcttattagagagagaaaagaaatacccaatgttatttgacattcaaattttgctatgcctaagtaCACagatgtcattgacactgcacttttgctatgccaaagcatacagctgtcttattatgattggcgggcaacaatggtgagatggttatttatgcatttctctcaggattttttagtccttctcgtcaaaaagagtgatatgcgtgttaagtttaagagataacttaatcgtactcatcacaaacacgagccacaaagctcacttgcttagttgtgcatagaaatgctcatctaagctacaaatgatacaaagtttaaaagactttgtttcaatggccatccaaggtacacaagtaccaatgtacacaaaacacatactgtttttatatttttctgatttttcaaaaaaaaaaatttatttttatatgaaaaaaaaaacaaagcaaaactgaaaaataaccaaacaaaaacatgttaaacaacatgaaagcatgaaagaggtatgcatatgcatgaaggcatgatagaagggtgcagatgcatgaaagcatgataagaaatcaagcaaagagagtcctactttagatacaaagaattaaagtagaggacaaacagaaaaaacaattaagtcttaggatcctttatcacccacacagcacgagtctttggccgtgaagatgaaaaggcatgtgtcctagtatgactactaaaggacatagaggAATTAGGCTTCccttgaaattgagttaaaaagatcaaagtttttaataactcaccaagAATAGGTATAGAACCTTTAGACAAAGGATGAGACCTATTGGACACTTGCTTATGAGGAAACAAATTGAAACAATTAGGACGAGTGTGACCAgaagcaccacaatggtgacaaacatgagtagttttCGAACTACTATGCTTCCTAGGAGGTCTAACCTTGGAGGTTGACAAAGACCTTAACTTAGGACAATTTGGcataatatgaccaacaatatgacaatgatgacaagtggggacaaattcataatttttattcttcctaggaggagttttagacataggtttagaaacttcagtgttaacatcaaaatttttacctttgtttatcctagcaatattagccttcaactcttcattattcCTTTGAAATGGGGgaatataaaaatctttttcttttgagttaggctcaacaacaagtttggcactagttaatttttcaacttcagTTTTAAATTCAACTAGTTGCTCTTCCAAACTATTAATTTTGTCCACTtgagatgaaatttgatttttaaaattttcattcaaattattggtttcatccaattttgcaatcaaatcatctttttcaagcttgacctttttaaatttagcttttaattcTGTAGAACATTCAagagatttcatacaaaaattataaagcttgcaataggcatcttgaatgtcatcatcatcattcaacataagattatgcaaatcaaaacaatcaagagtttccatgacaacaggagtcaatggatcacacagtaaagattaaaacctaattagagtgtgcctgctctgataccacttgataggccacaaactgaatgaccccttgtgataataattaattagccaagttattaattaatcaatttatcatgcaaatgcgtggtagcacaaacaaatcatcaataaactaattatatagcggaaaataaataacacggtgatttgtttacgaatgggaaaaacctaacggtaagaaccccatcgggtgatttttaggtcaccactcctaaaactccactattatcacaacaaacggttacaagtaaaagaatctaAGTACCTTatcaacctatagttgaacccttaccccaatacacaattggacttgttctgtagtgacagttcccttTTCAGATGCACaactcctagtacgtgactaaccaattgcgcggatcccagtatgcgacttcaatcaccaactaaggaggttgttggttgcaaagttcttcagttcatccacacgatgaagatcaagaatatgcttggtcacaaaaccctacagtgcacatacacaacaactttttcaagagaaagagatgaactagggcaagaacttcgtctccggtcacaatttgcttaaacagagtttgctcaaaacttgtgcaacttgtgaactctttgacggcccttaaactgatccttttatatgtctagggttaggagaaaagaaagcccaaagacaaattcacggatcccaagaaaatcatattggaattctgaaaatcttaaacctcgacagatagtaggtgtcgagcacaccgaatgtagaacagcttccttaagctcgatagatgcagctgtcgagctttaatgattttacactctgaacttgttttcttgaacagacttgaaggcttcaatacttgatcttgaaacaaggtttcttgaagtatttaaagacatcctaaatctacccaaatacaagtaaagtgcgttttgtcaaaggataagccaattacataaaatcatgacatatgttcttaacacatgaaacacatatgtcctaacatagaatatttgaatatttttgaaaacatgttTGGTAAAATTCCAGCAAGTCTTGGAAGCTGTGTAAAGTTAGAATTTTTAGACATAAGAAGAAACCTCTTCCAAGGGATCATTCTTCCATCTTTGGGATCATTAAGAGGCCTTCAAGAATTAGATCTTTCTAACAATAATTTGTCAGGCCAAATTCCAAACTTTTTGGAGCACTTTGTCTACttgaaatttctaaatttatCTCACAACCATTTTGAGGGTGAGGTGCCAATAGAAGGAATTTTGAAGAACAAAAGTGAAACCTTCATTATGGGAAATGATAAGTTCTGTGGGGGTATTCCTAAATTTCAACTTCCTAAATGCAAACATGAAAAATCCAAGAAGAGTAAGTTGACCCTTACGTTGAAGTTAataatctctatattttttagGCTTTTGGGAGTAATTTTGGTTGTGTCACTTatacttctttcttctttaagaaagaaaaggaaagaaaataccTCTAGTGATTCAAGAAAATTTCCATTGAATGTGTCTTTCCAACGCCTCTTAAATGCTACAAATGGATTTTCTTCTACTAATTTAATTGGTGGGGGTAGCTTCGGGTCAGTGTATAAAGGAAGTCTTGATCAAGATCGACACATAGTTGCTATCAAGGTGCTCAACCTTTCACACGATGGAGCTTTTAAGAGTTTCAAAGCTGAGTGTTAAGGCACTAAGATATATCAGACATTGAAATCTTGTAAAGGTGCTCACAACATGTTTAGGTGTTGACTATAGAGGTCATGATTTTAAGGCATTGGTATATGAGTTCACGAAAAATGGTAACCTAGAAGAATGGTTGCATCCAACACCAAGAGTAGATGATGCTCATGAGGAGAAAAGGAATTTGAGTATTTTTAATAGATTGAATATCGCCATTGATGTTGCTAATGCATTGGATTATCTTCACAATCATTGCCAAACACCCATTGTTCATTGCGACCTCAAGCCTAGCTATGTTCTTCTCAATGATGAATTGATTGGACATGTAGGTGAGATTCCTTCTCAATGATACTCAAGATTTTTCTTCTAATCAATCAAGCTCCATTGGGGTAAGAGGGACAATTGGTTATACTCCTCCAGATATATGTGTTGTAACAAAatgtttcattttctcttttattattattattatttaaattacatgtcattgaaaaatatcatttaagATTTGTATGATTATGTAtccccgccccccccccccccccaatccCAAACAAATTTTTGGATGAAAGCATGCTCATATTACAGTATATATAATGTACAAGTGCAGAGTATGGTATGAGAAATGAAGTGTCAACATACGGTGATGTTTACAGCTATGGTATATTATTGTTAGAGATGTTCACTAGGTAAAGACCAACTTAAAACACCCTCCAAGATAACTTAAACCTTCATGACTTTGTTAAAGCAGCTTTGCCAGAACAAATAATTCACATTATAGATCCCATTCTTCTTCGAGAAAGAGAGGATGAGGAGACTGTAATGAATGAAACTCGCAATAAGGATCAAAAAAAGGAAGTACCAAAATTCAAGAATGCTTGATTTTGATACTTGAAACTGGGGTTGCCTCTTCCAAGGAATTTCCTGGAGAAAGGATGAGCATCAGTACAGTTAGAGTTGAGCTGC includes the following:
- the LOC115984718 gene encoding probable LRR receptor-like serine/threonine-protein kinase At3g47570 encodes the protein MFGKIPASLGSCVKLEFLDIRRNLFQGIILPSLGSLRGLQELDLSNNNLSGQIPNFLEHFVYLKFLNLSHNHFEGEVPIEGILKNKSETFIMGNDKFCGGIPKFQLPKCKHEKSKKSVDYRGHDFKALVYEFTKNGNLEEWLHPTPRVDDAHEEKRNLSIFNRLNIAIDVANALDYLHNHCQTPIVHCDLKPSYVLLNDELIGHVGEIPSQ